A window of the Brachybacterium sacelli genome harbors these coding sequences:
- a CDS encoding Gfo/Idh/MocA family protein, with the protein MSFTLGIVGIGQFGSHFAELFAAHPEIDALYAVDSVPERIDAVENREGSRVRFAERFDTYEGLLASDVDAIAIFTQRWTHGEHALAALRAGKHVYSAVPMAIAEDEIRAITEEVQRTGLVYMMGETSQYNAAVVLARRIHRSGAFGEVFYAEGDYVHDMDLGFYDAYKYSGGEQWKSTASYPPLLYPTHSIGGILGVLGDRHAVSVSALGRPDTRGDGVFDKDVSMFDNDVSNAFALFEMDNGGAFRTNELRRVGYPSHMRESRFRFFGEASSFEETIDVTYWHDKRRVLEVTDLIRTDSTMSLEDPRLADVSPALRDAFVAGAAAVHHQARLPREFQGMPNGHEGAHHFLVDDFARAVADGRQPVVNAWQAARYTLPGVIAHQSMNRGGERLSVPDLGDCPLPVQDLDAEQEALDLDALYGEQEARRGHVAE; encoded by the coding sequence ATGTCGTTCACGCTGGGCATCGTAGGGATCGGGCAGTTCGGTTCGCACTTCGCCGAACTGTTCGCGGCCCATCCCGAGATCGACGCGCTCTACGCCGTCGACTCCGTCCCGGAACGGATCGACGCGGTCGAGAACCGCGAGGGGAGCCGGGTGCGCTTCGCCGAGCGCTTCGATACCTACGAGGGGCTGCTCGCCTCCGACGTCGACGCGATCGCGATCTTCACCCAGAGGTGGACGCACGGCGAGCACGCACTGGCGGCGCTGCGTGCCGGCAAGCACGTCTACTCGGCCGTGCCGATGGCGATCGCCGAGGACGAGATCCGCGCGATCACCGAGGAGGTCCAGCGCACCGGCCTGGTCTACATGATGGGTGAGACCAGCCAGTACAACGCCGCCGTGGTGCTGGCCCGCCGCATCCACCGCTCCGGTGCTTTCGGAGAGGTTTTCTACGCCGAGGGCGACTACGTCCATGACATGGACCTGGGCTTCTACGACGCCTACAAGTACTCCGGCGGCGAGCAGTGGAAGTCCACCGCCTCCTACCCCCCGCTGCTGTACCCCACCCACTCCATCGGCGGCATCCTCGGCGTGCTGGGGGATCGGCATGCGGTCTCGGTCTCGGCGCTCGGCCGGCCCGACACCCGCGGCGACGGCGTCTTCGACAAGGACGTCTCCATGTTCGACAACGACGTCTCCAACGCTTTCGCCCTGTTCGAGATGGACAACGGCGGCGCGTTCCGCACCAACGAGCTGCGCCGCGTGGGCTACCCCAGCCACATGCGCGAATCCCGCTTCCGCTTCTTCGGCGAGGCCTCGAGCTTCGAGGAGACCATCGACGTCACCTACTGGCACGACAAGCGGCGGGTGCTCGAGGTGACCGACCTGATCCGCACGGACTCCACCATGAGCCTGGAGGATCCGCGCCTGGCGGACGTCTCCCCGGCGCTGCGGGATGCCTTCGTCGCGGGCGCCGCAGCCGTCCATCACCAGGCCCGCCTGCCTCGCGAGTTCCAGGGCATGCCCAATGGTCACGAGGGTGCGCACCACTTCTTGGTCGACGACTTCGCCCGCGCCGTGGCCGACGGGAGGCAGCCCGTGGTCAACGCGTGGCAGGCCGCCCGCTACACACTGCCGGGCGTCATCGCCCACCAGTCCATGAACCGTGGTGGTGAGCGTCTGAGCGTTCCGGACCTCGGCGACTGCCCGCTGCCGGTCCAGGACCTCGATGCCGAGCAGGAGGCGCTGGATCTCGACGCGCTGTACGGCGAGCAGGAGGCGCGTCGCGGCCACGTCGCGGAGTGA
- a CDS encoding MFS transporter yields MQARSNSTTTGSGVTPPRLGGHRAYIVWIAAVLAYSVAVLQRTTMGVAGLEATERFHASATIVSTFVVLQLLIYALAQVPAGLLLDRYGSRVTITAGALLMAAGQLLIASCDTVALAVVARIIVGAGDALTFSSAIRLVPAWFSASRVPVLTQVTAILGQVGQIASAVPFVAVLTLSGWSTAFGAAAGVSGVAALLAVLVIRATPPGTPRPRTKQDLRRIPLLVGRIMRHPATQLGFFTHLTSGFPGIVFSMMWGYPYLTAGEGLSRPAASAVMTVLVAVGIISGPVIGALTQRHPLRRSTLVLLVIATILVPLVTVLLWPGPAPIWLLLILVAGLSIGGPGSNIGFDFPRTDLARHRLGTATGVVLMGGFLAALVAILLIGVLLDLQRPDGNYDLQSFRVAFAVQIPILLLGITGMLISRRRLRRRMAAGGRVVPPWREVFRGGRWRRI; encoded by the coding sequence ATGCAGGCGCGCAGCAATTCCACGACGACGGGGAGCGGAGTCACTCCTCCCCGGCTCGGCGGACACCGCGCCTACATCGTCTGGATCGCTGCCGTCCTCGCGTACTCCGTGGCCGTCCTCCAGCGCACCACCATGGGCGTGGCCGGCCTGGAGGCCACCGAGCGGTTCCACGCCTCGGCCACCATCGTCTCCACCTTCGTGGTGCTGCAGCTGCTGATCTACGCCCTCGCCCAGGTCCCGGCCGGCCTGCTGCTGGATCGGTACGGCTCGCGCGTGACGATCACCGCCGGCGCGCTGCTGATGGCCGCCGGCCAACTGCTGATCGCGAGCTGCGACACCGTCGCACTCGCGGTGGTCGCGCGGATCATTGTCGGCGCCGGGGACGCCCTGACCTTCTCCAGCGCGATCCGTCTGGTGCCCGCCTGGTTCTCCGCGTCGCGAGTCCCGGTCCTCACCCAGGTGACTGCGATACTCGGTCAGGTCGGCCAGATCGCTTCCGCGGTGCCGTTCGTGGCGGTGCTGACGCTGTCCGGTTGGTCCACGGCCTTCGGCGCCGCGGCCGGGGTCAGTGGCGTCGCCGCCCTGCTCGCCGTGCTGGTGATCCGAGCGACCCCGCCGGGGACCCCGCGCCCCCGCACCAAGCAGGACCTGCGGCGGATTCCGCTGCTCGTCGGCCGCATCATGCGCCATCCCGCGACGCAGCTCGGCTTCTTCACCCATCTGACCTCCGGTTTCCCCGGCATCGTGTTCTCGATGATGTGGGGCTACCCGTATCTGACCGCGGGGGAGGGTCTCAGCCGGCCCGCTGCCTCGGCGGTGATGACCGTGCTGGTGGCGGTCGGCATCATCAGCGGTCCCGTCATCGGGGCCCTGACCCAGCGCCATCCGCTGCGCCGCTCGACCCTCGTACTGCTGGTCATCGCCACCATCCTGGTGCCGCTGGTGACCGTGCTGCTGTGGCCCGGCCCGGCCCCGATCTGGCTGCTGCTGATCCTGGTCGCGGGGCTGTCGATCGGCGGGCCCGGCTCGAATATCGGCTTCGACTTCCCGCGCACGGACCTCGCCCGGCACCGCCTGGGCACCGCCACCGGCGTGGTGCTGATGGGCGGGTTCCTCGCCGCGCTGGTCGCGATCCTGCTGATCGGCGTGCTCCTGGACCTGCAGCGGCCCGACGGGAACTACGACCTGCAGTCCTTCCGGGTCGCCTTCGCCGTGCAGATCCCGATCCTGCTGTTGGGCATCACCGGCATGCTGATCAGCCGGCGCCGGCTGCGCCGCCGCATGGCCGCGGGGGGACGCGTCGTCCCGCCCTGGCGCGAGGTATTCCGCGGCGGCCGCTGGCGTCGGATCTGA
- a CDS encoding alpha-ketoacid dehydrogenase subunit beta: MSSSTLPIAKAITAGLRDAMRVDDKVLLMGEDIGVLGGVFRVTDGLHAEFGSQRVVDTPLAEAGIVGTSVGLAVRGYRPVVEIQFDGFVFPAFNQITTQVAKMHNRTHGAVHMPIVIRIPHGGGIGAIEHHSESPEALFAHTAGLRILAPSNAQDAYWMTRQAIECEDPVIMFEPKKRYWVKGDVDPDHRPELSPWEAAVVRPGTDATLLAWGPSMPLALESAEAAAADGIELEVIDARSLSPVDLPTIAASVKRTGRLLIVHEAPVVGGLGGEIAARISEECFYHLEAPVLRVGGYHLPYPPARMEHAYLPDLDRVLDGVDRLLEH; encoded by the coding sequence ATGAGCAGCTCCACCCTCCCGATCGCCAAGGCGATCACCGCCGGGCTGCGCGACGCGATGCGCGTGGACGACAAGGTCCTGCTGATGGGCGAGGACATCGGCGTGCTCGGCGGTGTCTTCCGTGTCACCGACGGCCTGCACGCCGAGTTCGGCTCCCAGCGGGTGGTCGACACCCCGCTGGCGGAGGCCGGCATCGTCGGCACCTCGGTCGGCCTGGCCGTGCGCGGCTACCGCCCCGTGGTCGAGATCCAGTTCGACGGCTTCGTGTTCCCCGCGTTCAACCAGATCACCACCCAGGTCGCGAAGATGCACAACCGCACCCACGGTGCCGTGCACATGCCGATCGTGATCCGTATCCCGCACGGTGGCGGCATCGGGGCGATCGAGCATCATTCCGAGAGCCCCGAAGCGCTGTTCGCGCACACCGCGGGCCTGCGGATCCTCGCCCCGTCGAATGCGCAGGATGCGTACTGGATGACCCGGCAGGCCATCGAGTGCGAGGACCCGGTCATCATGTTCGAGCCGAAGAAGCGGTACTGGGTCAAGGGGGACGTCGATCCCGACCACCGGCCCGAACTGTCCCCGTGGGAAGCGGCGGTGGTGCGTCCGGGCACCGACGCGACGCTGCTGGCCTGGGGGCCGAGCATGCCGCTCGCGCTCGAGAGCGCGGAAGCCGCCGCCGCGGACGGCATCGAGTTGGAGGTCATCGACGCGCGCTCGCTGTCGCCGGTGGACCTCCCGACCATTGCGGCCTCGGTCAAGCGCACCGGACGGCTGCTCATCGTGCACGAGGCTCCGGTGGTCGGTGGTCTCGGCGGGGAGATCGCTGCTCGCATCTCCGAGGAGTGCTTCTACCACCTGGAGGCGCCCGTGCTGCGCGTGGGCGGGTATCACCTGCCCTATCCGCCGGCGCGCATGGAGCACGCCTACCTTCCCGACCTCGACCGGGTGCTGGACGGCGTGGACCGTCTGCTCGAACACTGA
- a CDS encoding glycoside hydrolase family 3 N-terminal domain-containing protein — protein sequence MTSSPLSTDPVTWDADALGVLMAPFTGTELPAWITEALEAGLASVILFGHNTPDPSTAARLARAVHARAVDCVVAIDEEGGDVTRLQAATGSALPTAWALGEVDDSDLTRRVGHALGGVLAACDLDLDLAPVLDVSTDPANPVIGTRSYSGDPDRVAAHARAFATGLVEAGLGTCAKHFPGHGATSTDSHTALPRIDVARQDFERDHLAPWRILPWLDAAMSAHVLVPALGEGPASISAWTRPLLDRVVGGTFRGLLVTDALEMKAVAADPGFPEAVVRAIESGADLLCLGTSMGRDDQRMLREAHDALVGAVTSGRLRREDLHARAERTREHCRALRTRRRFVPAPELDEALRQAEQLGADAAARAVRVRGARLDLAPVTVLDLRSRADHASGARPQQLVTALRERGLRADVPDYPDQVPDTGGVLAITRLPRSDREEGERLAALLERRPEAVVVHVGVPDAAPEHRHLVLAHGAGRALMRAAVDAMLREGR from the coding sequence ATGACGTCCAGCCCCTTGAGCACCGATCCCGTGACCTGGGACGCCGACGCCCTCGGAGTGCTCATGGCGCCCTTCACCGGCACCGAGCTGCCGGCCTGGATCACGGAGGCGCTCGAGGCGGGTCTGGCCTCGGTGATCCTCTTCGGCCACAACACCCCGGACCCGTCCACGGCGGCGCGACTCGCCCGCGCCGTCCACGCCCGCGCCGTGGACTGCGTGGTCGCGATCGACGAGGAGGGCGGGGACGTCACCCGGCTCCAAGCCGCCACCGGTTCTGCCCTGCCCACCGCCTGGGCGCTCGGTGAGGTCGATGACTCCGACCTGACCCGACGGGTCGGCCACGCCTTGGGAGGGGTCCTCGCCGCCTGCGATCTCGATCTCGACCTGGCGCCGGTGCTGGACGTCTCCACCGACCCGGCGAACCCTGTCATCGGCACCCGCTCCTACAGCGGCGACCCGGACCGGGTCGCCGCCCACGCCCGGGCCTTCGCCACCGGGCTGGTCGAGGCCGGGCTCGGCACCTGCGCCAAGCACTTCCCGGGCCACGGCGCGACCTCCACCGATTCCCACACCGCCCTGCCCCGCATCGACGTCGCCCGCCAGGATTTCGAGCGTGACCACCTCGCCCCGTGGCGGATCCTGCCCTGGCTGGACGCCGCGATGTCCGCTCACGTGCTGGTCCCCGCTCTCGGCGAGGGTCCGGCCTCGATCTCCGCCTGGACGCGACCGCTGCTGGATCGCGTCGTCGGCGGCACCTTCCGCGGCCTGCTGGTGACCGACGCCTTGGAGATGAAGGCCGTGGCCGCCGACCCCGGCTTCCCCGAGGCGGTCGTGCGGGCGATCGAGTCCGGGGCGGACCTGCTGTGCCTGGGCACGTCGATGGGGCGTGACGATCAGCGGATGCTGCGTGAGGCCCATGACGCCTTGGTCGGCGCCGTCACCTCGGGCCGGCTGCGCCGCGAGGACCTGCACGCTCGTGCCGAGCGCACCCGCGAGCACTGCCGCGCCCTGCGCACTCGACGCCGATTCGTCCCGGCACCCGAGCTGGACGAGGCGCTGCGGCAGGCCGAGCAGCTCGGGGCCGACGCCGCCGCCCGGGCCGTCCGCGTGCGCGGCGCCCGGCTCGACCTGGCACCGGTGACCGTGCTGGACCTGCGCAGCCGGGCGGACCACGCCTCCGGGGCGCGCCCGCAGCAGCTCGTGACGGCTCTGCGCGAGCGAGGCTTGCGCGCCGACGTCCCGGACTACCCCGACCAGGTCCCCGACACCGGAGGAGTCCTCGCGATCACCCGGCTGCCGCGCAGCGACCGGGAGGAGGGGGAGCGGCTGGCCGCGCTGCTCGAGCGCCGGCCCGAGGCGGTCGTCGTCCACGTCGGCGTGCCGGACGCGGCTCCCGAGCACCGCCACCTGGTGCTGGCCCACGGCGCGGGACGCGCCCTGATGCGAGCGGCCGTGGACGCGATGCTGCGAGAGGGTCGCTGA
- a CDS encoding anhydro-N-acetylmuramic acid kinase encodes MRVLGMMSGTSLDAIDVVLADFSREATDPGTVRAHLLHVGEQPWPEATRDALRAALPPAQADVATWSRLHAEVGDAFARAAARVLTAHGGADLVSTHGQTVHHDVRDGRVLSTLQIGDPARIARATGAPVLHDLRSADVAAGGQGAPLAPLLDQLLLGADPHERTAVLNIGGISNVSLVGGEDPADEVVAGDLGPGNALLDAAVHEATGDSADHDAFRARTGTVDRPALATLLADPFYARPLPRSTGREHFDGEHVRRLLGDQAFDALTLPDLLATLTELSAVTIARAIQELRATRVIGSGGGLRNPLLRERLAAHLHPVPLLDADALGIPADGKEALLIALLGYLGAHGLPGTLARADGTAHTGAHAPVVLGSLTPPHGLRDLPAQPADAVAVTRVELATP; translated from the coding sequence ATGCGTGTGCTCGGCATGATGTCTGGGACCAGCCTCGATGCGATCGATGTGGTCCTGGCGGACTTCTCCCGGGAGGCGACTGATCCCGGGACCGTGCGCGCGCACCTGTTGCACGTGGGCGAGCAACCCTGGCCCGAGGCGACCCGGGACGCGCTGCGCGCCGCCCTGCCGCCGGCGCAGGCGGACGTGGCGACCTGGAGCCGCCTGCACGCCGAGGTGGGCGATGCCTTCGCCCGCGCCGCCGCCCGGGTGCTCACGGCGCACGGAGGCGCCGACCTGGTCTCCACCCACGGGCAGACCGTCCACCACGACGTCCGCGACGGACGGGTCCTCAGCACCCTGCAGATCGGGGACCCCGCACGGATCGCGCGGGCCACCGGAGCGCCCGTGCTCCACGACCTGCGCAGCGCCGACGTCGCCGCCGGAGGGCAGGGGGCACCCTTGGCGCCGCTGCTGGACCAGCTGCTGCTCGGCGCGGATCCCCATGAGCGCACCGCCGTGCTCAACATCGGCGGCATCTCCAACGTCAGCCTCGTCGGCGGCGAGGATCCTGCGGACGAGGTGGTGGCGGGGGACCTCGGGCCCGGCAACGCCCTGCTCGATGCCGCCGTGCACGAGGCGACCGGGGACAGCGCCGACCACGATGCGTTCCGCGCGCGCACCGGGACCGTCGACCGCCCGGCCCTGGCGACGCTGCTGGCGGACCCCTTCTACGCCCGGCCCCTGCCGCGCTCGACCGGCCGTGAGCACTTCGACGGCGAGCACGTGCGCCGCCTGCTCGGCGACCAGGCCTTCGACGCCCTGACCCTTCCCGACCTGCTGGCGACCCTCACCGAGTTGAGTGCCGTGACCATCGCCCGGGCCATCCAGGAGCTGCGAGCCACTCGCGTCATCGGCTCCGGCGGCGGCCTGCGCAACCCCCTGCTGCGAGAACGCCTCGCCGCCCACCTCCATCCCGTGCCGCTGCTGGACGCCGATGCGCTCGGCATCCCGGCCGACGGCAAGGAGGCGCTGCTGATCGCTCTGCTCGGCTATCTCGGCGCCCACGGCCTGCCCGGCACCCTGGCCCGCGCCGACGGCACCGCCCATACCGGTGCGCACGCTCCGGTGGTGCTCGGCTCCCTCACCCCGCCGCACGGGCTGCGGGATCTGCCCGCGCAGCCGGCCGACGCCGTCGCCGTCACCCGAGTCGAGCTCGCAACTCCGTGA
- a CDS encoding dihydrolipoamide acetyltransferase family protein, with protein sequence MPDEPDEIATPSSSSLVTIALTDPGEGLTEAEIIDIKVAVGDTIAINDPVIEVETAKSAVELPSHIGGTVTRILVAVGDEVPVGTPLLEVDTAGGPAPSAAQEPAEPAEGSTPADATARADGSAPAEESAAAATAAEAQTAAEVAPQGGEPAAASAPAAGTEDEPKNLVGYGASTSPQRRRRRRIAQDDGPQVPIDRILAKPPVRKLARDLGIALADVFATGPDGTVTRADVLAAQQRAMSGDASTSPDGAYFPEESPQVPEGLGGAMKTTRDQPFAGVTSDERTTRVPIRSVRKRTAEAMVASAFTAPHVTVFNEIDMTRTVQIIADLKASREWADVKVSPLVVIAKALLVAIRRNPEVNGSWDEPNQEIVYKHFVNLGIAAATPRGLIVPNLKDAHLMTLRELAEGIDELAKTARAGRTSLTDTREGTITITNFGVFGIDSGTPILNPGESVILGVGAIKEKPWVVDGQIVTRKVAQLALSFDHRLIDGALGAELLRDISAVLEDPSLGLVWG encoded by the coding sequence ATGCCAGATGAGCCAGATGAGATTGCGACCCCCTCCTCCTCGTCGCTCGTGACGATCGCGCTCACCGATCCCGGCGAGGGACTGACCGAGGCCGAGATCATCGACATCAAGGTCGCCGTGGGCGACACCATCGCCATCAACGACCCCGTGATCGAGGTGGAGACCGCCAAGAGCGCCGTGGAGCTGCCCAGCCACATCGGCGGCACCGTCACCAGGATCCTGGTGGCGGTCGGGGACGAGGTGCCCGTCGGCACCCCACTGCTCGAGGTGGACACCGCCGGGGGGCCGGCGCCGAGCGCCGCCCAGGAGCCGGCCGAGCCGGCCGAGGGGTCCACGCCGGCCGACGCGACCGCGCGGGCCGACGGGTCGGCACCCGCCGAGGAATCCGCTGCGGCCGCGACCGCCGCCGAGGCACAGACGGCGGCCGAGGTCGCTCCGCAGGGCGGGGAGCCCGCCGCAGCGTCCGCTCCGGCAGCAGGCACCGAGGACGAGCCCAAGAATCTCGTCGGCTACGGCGCGTCCACGTCCCCGCAGCGTCGTCGCCGCCGCCGGATCGCGCAGGACGACGGGCCGCAGGTGCCGATCGACCGCATCCTCGCCAAACCACCGGTGCGCAAGCTCGCCCGGGACCTCGGGATCGCGCTCGCCGACGTGTTCGCGACCGGTCCTGACGGCACCGTCACCCGCGCCGACGTGCTCGCCGCCCAGCAACGGGCGATGTCGGGCGACGCGTCGACCAGCCCGGACGGGGCCTACTTCCCCGAGGAGTCCCCGCAGGTCCCGGAAGGACTCGGAGGAGCCATGAAGACCACGCGCGACCAGCCCTTCGCCGGCGTCACCAGCGACGAGCGCACCACCCGGGTGCCGATCCGCTCCGTGCGCAAGCGGACTGCCGAGGCCATGGTGGCCTCCGCCTTCACCGCCCCGCACGTGACGGTCTTCAACGAGATCGACATGACGCGGACCGTGCAGATCATCGCGGACCTCAAGGCCTCCCGCGAGTGGGCCGACGTCAAGGTCAGCCCCCTGGTGGTGATCGCGAAGGCGCTGCTGGTGGCGATCCGCCGCAATCCCGAGGTCAACGGCTCCTGGGACGAGCCGAACCAGGAGATCGTCTACAAGCACTTCGTGAACCTGGGCATCGCCGCAGCCACCCCGCGCGGGCTCATCGTCCCCAACCTCAAGGACGCGCACCTGATGACGCTGCGCGAGCTGGCAGAGGGGATAGACGAGCTCGCCAAGACCGCGCGCGCCGGGAGGACCTCCCTGACCGATACGCGGGAGGGGACGATCACCATCACCAACTTCGGTGTGTTCGGCATCGACTCCGGCACCCCGATCCTCAACCCGGGAGAATCCGTGATCCTGGGCGTCGGGGCGATCAAGGAGAAGCCCTGGGTGGTCGACGGACAGATCGTCACGCGCAAGGTGGCCCAGCTCGCGCTGAGCTTCGACCACCGCCTGATCGACGGGGCCCTCGGCGCGGAACTGCTGCGCGACATCTCCGCGGTGCTCGAGGACCCCTCCCTGGGCTTGGTCTGGGGTTGA
- a CDS encoding CPBP family intramembrane glutamic endopeptidase, whose amino-acid sequence MSTEIPESVPASFPPADDDVPASVAATTSPTASASAEPTSAAPRRPRDRPPAPRAEFSTVPWRRVGLFIVIAYGLFALCALPFWFLPGGITHPLFTPVIAVGMLAPAVASVILAKGVEKTSWRTRVGLRFRGRWRALLLWGPLALVLMVALGLLGAMLMVLRGVPGDLTARTWLTLATEQLSAAAGAEIPPAAAAAAVIATTAFGIAVTTVFALGEEIGWRGWLWPALKPLGRVRASVLGGIIWSLWHLPVLAIGYNYAGQPRAAAIGMFLLPCIAMSLLFNALTERAGGNPIPAAIAHATSNSATPLLIGLVSSAQTASALNPFVDNASGVVGVALLLLAGATVMPWSRLRREQGEIDARAPGDVSSAPAGPGPGGGVADPPPHRVA is encoded by the coding sequence ATGAGCACCGAGATCCCTGAGTCCGTCCCCGCCTCCTTCCCGCCCGCGGACGACGACGTTCCGGCGTCGGTGGCGGCGACTACATCGCCGACCGCATCGGCGTCTGCCGAACCGACGTCGGCCGCACCGCGGCGCCCGCGAGACCGTCCCCCGGCTCCGCGCGCCGAGTTCTCCACCGTTCCGTGGCGGCGCGTGGGGCTGTTCATAGTGATCGCCTACGGTCTGTTCGCCCTGTGTGCCCTCCCGTTCTGGTTCCTGCCCGGCGGGATCACCCATCCCCTGTTCACACCCGTGATCGCCGTGGGCATGCTCGCCCCGGCCGTCGCCTCGGTGATCCTGGCCAAGGGGGTGGAGAAGACGTCCTGGCGCACCCGGGTGGGGTTGCGCTTCCGCGGTCGATGGCGGGCACTGCTGCTGTGGGGCCCGCTCGCCCTCGTCCTCATGGTGGCGCTGGGGCTGCTCGGTGCCATGTTGATGGTGCTGCGGGGCGTGCCCGGGGACCTCACCGCTCGCACCTGGCTGACGCTGGCGACCGAGCAGCTCTCGGCCGCCGCGGGGGCCGAGATCCCGCCGGCCGCCGCGGCGGCTGCCGTGATCGCCACGACCGCGTTCGGCATTGCGGTCACGACCGTCTTCGCGCTCGGCGAGGAGATCGGGTGGCGCGGTTGGCTGTGGCCCGCGCTCAAACCCCTGGGCCGGGTACGGGCCTCGGTGCTCGGAGGGATCATCTGGTCGTTGTGGCACCTGCCCGTGCTCGCGATCGGCTACAACTACGCGGGGCAGCCCCGTGCGGCGGCGATCGGCATGTTCCTGCTGCCCTGCATCGCGATGAGCCTGCTGTTCAACGCCCTCACAGAACGCGCCGGGGGCAACCCGATCCCCGCCGCGATCGCGCACGCCACCAGCAACTCCGCGACGCCCCTGCTGATCGGCCTGGTCTCCTCGGCGCAGACGGCCTCGGCTCTGAATCCCTTCGTCGACAACGCCTCGGGGGTCGTCGGGGTGGCCCTGCTGCTCCTGGCCGGTGCGACGGTGATGCCGTGGTCCCGGCTGCGGCGCGAGCAGGGAGAGATCGACGCTCGCGCCCCGGGGGATGTCAGCTCAGCGCCTGCGGGGCCGGGCCCAGGCGGCGGAGTCGCCGATCCTCCGCCGCACCGGGTGGCCTGA
- a CDS encoding thiamine pyrophosphate-dependent dehydrogenase E1 component subunit alpha, giving the protein MSVFRSTIPDVAAQEPLIQLLATDGTRSPHEELDAVLAGSGGDDDLQTPERLRGYYRDMVMIRAADLEATSLQRQGQLGLWASALGQEAAQIGAGHASREQDYLVPTYREHGIAWARGIEPWRLLESYRGVSHGGWDPNELRTHPYMIVLGSQAPHAVGYAMGLQRDGVVGTGDRETDTAVLALFGDGASSEGEVSESFTFSASFEAPVVFFTQNNQWAISVPTSVQSRVPLAQRSRGWGIPSVRVDGNDVLAVLAAVRDALDAARAGEGPRFIEAVTYRMAAHTTSDDASRYRPAVEEQEWAEKDPILRLRRHLEQLGEIDEAFVARCDEEAQDLAMQLHHHIHGMEDPDPVGMFTHAYAEPHPIVEAERAQYLEYIAQFEDDESTEQKGGRA; this is encoded by the coding sequence GTGAGTGTTTTCCGATCCACGATCCCCGACGTCGCCGCCCAGGAGCCGCTGATCCAGCTCCTCGCGACCGACGGCACCCGCAGCCCGCACGAGGAGCTCGACGCGGTCCTCGCGGGCAGCGGGGGCGACGACGACCTCCAGACCCCCGAACGCCTGCGCGGCTACTACCGCGACATGGTGATGATCCGCGCCGCGGACCTCGAGGCGACCAGCCTGCAGCGCCAGGGCCAGCTCGGTCTGTGGGCCAGCGCGCTGGGGCAGGAGGCCGCCCAGATCGGCGCCGGCCACGCCTCCCGTGAGCAGGACTATCTGGTGCCCACCTACCGCGAGCACGGGATCGCCTGGGCCCGCGGCATCGAGCCGTGGCGGCTGCTGGAGTCGTATCGGGGGGTCAGCCACGGCGGCTGGGACCCCAATGAGCTGCGCACCCACCCGTACATGATCGTGCTCGGGTCCCAGGCGCCCCACGCGGTCGGCTACGCCATGGGCCTGCAGCGCGACGGTGTCGTCGGTACCGGGGACCGCGAGACCGACACCGCGGTCCTGGCCCTGTTCGGCGACGGAGCCTCCAGCGAGGGGGAGGTCTCGGAGTCCTTCACCTTCTCCGCCTCCTTCGAGGCCCCCGTCGTCTTCTTCACCCAGAACAACCAGTGGGCGATCTCCGTGCCCACCTCGGTGCAGTCACGGGTGCCGCTCGCGCAGCGGTCCCGTGGCTGGGGGATCCCCTCGGTGCGGGTCGACGGCAATGATGTGCTCGCGGTGCTCGCCGCCGTGCGCGATGCGCTCGACGCCGCCCGCGCGGGGGAGGGGCCGCGGTTCATCGAGGCGGTCACCTACCGTATGGCCGCCCACACCACCAGCGACGACGCCTCTCGCTACCGTCCCGCCGTGGAGGAGCAGGAGTGGGCGGAGAAGGATCCGATCCTGCGCCTGCGCCGCCACCTCGAGCAGCTCGGGGAGATCGACGAGGCGTTCGTCGCCCGCTGCGACGAGGAGGCCCAGGACCTCGCCATGCAGCTGCACCACCACATCCACGGCATGGAGGACCCGGATCCCGTGGGCATGTTCACCCACGCCTACGCCGAACCCCATCCGATCGTCGAGGCCGAGCGCGCGCAGTACCTCGAGTACATCGCCCAGTTCGAGGACGACGAGAGCACCGAGCAGAAGGGAGGCCGCGCATGA